A single window of Sporosarcina sp. FSL W7-1349 DNA harbors:
- a CDS encoding methionine gamma-lyase family protein, producing MELKLAPYFKTIERTAFTNQRKVLAAFRHNKVSDFHLTGSTGYGYDDSGRDVLERVYADVFGAEACLVRNQIISGTHAISISLFGILRPGDELLYITGKPYDTLESIVSGKGKDTGSLADYGIGYRHIDLLEDGSVDFDQVATSIKPTTKMIGIQRSKGYSDRPSFTVGQIEEMVRFVKDIHPEVIVFVDNCYGEFVEEQEPTEVGADLMAGSLIKNPGGGLARTGGYIAGKADLVEKCAYRMTSPGLGAEAGASLDTLLEMYQGFFLAPHVVSQALKGALFTAALLESYGMRTTPHYSEKRTDLIQSVSFDTAKQMIAFCQTIQENSPIDAHFAPEPSYMPGYADDVIMAAGTFIQGSSIELTADGPIRPPYTAYVQGGLTYEHVKAAVLASTWKLVQGNLLG from the coding sequence ATGGAACTGAAACTGGCTCCGTACTTCAAGACGATTGAACGAACTGCGTTTACCAATCAGCGGAAAGTGCTCGCCGCTTTCCGTCATAATAAAGTGAGCGATTTCCATCTGACCGGCTCGACTGGATATGGTTATGACGACAGCGGCCGGGATGTGTTGGAACGCGTGTATGCCGATGTATTCGGCGCAGAAGCTTGTCTCGTACGCAATCAGATCATCTCCGGAACGCATGCAATTTCCATCAGCCTGTTCGGTATTTTACGCCCCGGCGATGAACTGCTGTACATTACAGGAAAACCGTACGACACGTTGGAGTCGATCGTATCCGGGAAAGGGAAGGATACCGGCTCGCTTGCCGACTATGGGATCGGCTATCGCCATATCGATTTGCTGGAAGATGGCTCTGTCGACTTTGATCAAGTGGCGACGAGTATCAAGCCGACTACGAAAATGATTGGCATACAGCGCTCGAAAGGATATTCGGACCGCCCTTCCTTCACCGTTGGACAGATTGAAGAAATGGTGCGTTTTGTGAAAGACATCCATCCGGAAGTGATCGTCTTCGTCGATAATTGCTACGGCGAATTTGTCGAGGAGCAGGAGCCGACCGAGGTCGGAGCAGACTTGATGGCGGGCTCTCTCATTAAAAACCCGGGTGGGGGATTGGCACGCACCGGCGGATACATCGCAGGCAAAGCAGATCTTGTGGAAAAATGTGCATACCGGATGACGTCGCCTGGGCTCGGAGCGGAAGCGGGTGCTTCGCTTGATACGCTATTGGAAATGTATCAGGGTTTCTTCCTAGCGCCTCATGTCGTGAGCCAAGCGCTAAAAGGGGCTTTATTCACGGCTGCGTTGTTGGAAAGCTACGGCATGCGGACGACGCCCCATTATTCGGAGAAACGGACCGATTTGATCCAATCGGTGTCGTTTGATACGGCGAAGCAGATGATTGCATTTTGCCAAACGATCCAAGAGAACTCGCCAATTGATGCGCATTTTGCGCCGGAGCCGTCCTATATGCCGGGCTACGCTGACGATGTCATCATGGCGGCCGGCACTTTCATCCAAGGTTCCAGCATCGAATTGACCGCAGACGGCCCGATCCGTCCCCCATATACGGCGTACGTCCAAGGTGGATTGACGTATGAGCATGTGAAAGCCGCAGTGCTGGCCTCGACATGGAAGCTGGTTCAAGGGAACTTGCTAGGGTAG
- a CDS encoding trimeric intracellular cation channel family protein: MAWDVFSFIGAAAFAISGAIVAMEEDYDFLGVYILGMITAFGGGAMRNVLIGVPVDVLWSQHFLFFVATFLIVLIFFFSKYVLSPWNRWGSYFDAIGLGAFAIQGAMLAIDLDMSLFAVIVAAVLTGSGGGVLRDILAGRKPLVFKDEIYASWAALAGFLVGLGLFKSDLALYCLLIVTAGLRILSVVFQIKLPKGKLQKE; encoded by the coding sequence TTGGCTTGGGATGTGTTCAGTTTTATCGGGGCTGCGGCATTTGCCATATCAGGGGCAATTGTCGCAATGGAAGAGGATTATGATTTTTTGGGTGTCTATATATTGGGCATGATCACTGCTTTTGGCGGGGGTGCGATGCGGAATGTGCTAATCGGCGTGCCGGTGGATGTATTATGGAGCCAGCATTTCCTGTTTTTTGTGGCGACGTTCTTGATTGTCCTCATTTTCTTTTTCTCCAAATACGTTCTGTCCCCTTGGAACCGGTGGGGCTCCTATTTCGATGCGATCGGACTCGGCGCGTTCGCCATCCAGGGGGCCATGCTTGCCATCGATTTGGACATGTCCTTGTTTGCGGTCATCGTAGCCGCAGTGTTGACGGGTTCGGGGGGCGGCGTTTTGCGGGATATCCTGGCAGGCCGAAAGCCGCTCGTCTTCAAAGATGAAATTTACGCAAGCTGGGCCGCATTGGCCGGGTTTCTTGTTGGACTGGGGCTATTCAAAAGCGATCTCGCTCTTTATTGCTTGTTGATCGTGACCGCTGGATTGCGCATCCTGTCGGTCGTTTTTCAAATCAAATTACCGAAAGGAAAACTGCAGAAGGAATAA
- the hfq gene encoding RNA chaperone Hfq: MAQGNMQDVFLNSLRKNNTFVTVFLLNGFQLKGLIKSYDNYTVLLESDGKQQLIYKHAISTYVPSKPVVLKEDE, from the coding sequence ATGGCGCAAGGAAATATGCAGGATGTTTTTTTAAATTCGTTACGGAAAAACAATACATTTGTAACGGTATTCTTACTGAATGGATTTCAATTGAAAGGACTTATCAAATCGTATGATAATTACACGGTTCTGCTTGAATCAGACGGCAAACAGCAATTGATCTACAAACATGCGATTTCTACATACGTCCCATCCAAACCGGTCGTATTGAAAGAAGATGAATAA
- the miaA gene encoding tRNA (adenosine(37)-N6)-dimethylallyltransferase MiaA — MKTELDVLAIVGPTASGKTALSVELAKRFGGEIINGDSMQVYKGLDIGTAKITFEEMDSVPHHLFDFKEPDEPFSVANYQRAVRGCIDEVQQRGKFPIIVGGTGLYVQSVLFDFRFTEEAADLEVRERLERELEEQGAAALYERLVAADPASAEKIHPNNHRRLIRALEIIEVTGKTKADHEDDAGRAPLYRHLIIGLDMDRELLYERINLRVDLMMENGLLDEVRSLWEQGIRGVQSVQAIGYKELYSYLEGETTLEAAVEAIKKNTRNYAKRQLTYFRNKMEIAWFDAEQGTTEILEKISELMKDFER, encoded by the coding sequence ATGAAAACTGAGTTGGATGTCTTGGCCATCGTCGGACCGACCGCTTCCGGCAAGACAGCGTTGAGCGTCGAGCTGGCGAAGCGGTTCGGCGGGGAAATCATTAATGGGGATTCCATGCAGGTATATAAAGGGCTCGATATCGGTACGGCCAAGATCACCTTTGAGGAAATGGATAGCGTGCCTCATCATTTATTTGATTTCAAAGAGCCGGATGAGCCGTTTTCGGTTGCCAATTATCAGAGAGCGGTGAGGGGTTGCATTGACGAGGTGCAGCAACGTGGGAAATTTCCGATCATCGTCGGCGGGACCGGATTGTATGTTCAGTCGGTCCTGTTCGATTTCCGATTCACGGAAGAGGCGGCCGATTTGGAAGTGCGGGAGCGGCTTGAGCGGGAACTGGAAGAGCAAGGTGCCGCCGCATTGTATGAACGGTTAGTTGCCGCTGATCCGGCAAGTGCAGAGAAGATCCACCCAAATAATCATCGACGGCTCATCCGGGCGCTTGAAATCATCGAAGTGACCGGGAAGACGAAGGCGGACCATGAGGATGATGCGGGGCGGGCTCCTTTGTACCGCCATTTGATCATCGGGCTTGATATGGACCGGGAGCTGTTATATGAACGTATCAATCTCCGGGTCGATTTGATGATGGAAAACGGGCTTCTCGATGAAGTGCGAAGTTTATGGGAGCAAGGAATCCGCGGAGTGCAGTCCGTGCAGGCGATCGGGTACAAGGAGTTATACAGTTATTTGGAAGGCGAGACTACGCTCGAAGCCGCTGTCGAAGCGATCAAGAAAAACACACGGAATTACGCCAAGCGACAATTGACGTATTTCCGCAACAAAATGGAAATCGCTTGGTTTGACGCAGAACAAGGGACAACGGAAATTCTAGAGAAAATATCTGAATTGATGAAGGATTTTGAAAGGTAG
- a CDS encoding alpha/beta hydrolase, whose amino-acid sequence MNELQIAASDGFLIHAFVLEPKGVPRAHIHLIHGMAEHIDRYEEFANYLAGHGYLVSGHDHRGHGRTVDQNGKPGHLADADGFARAVQDSYEVIHSIRVQYPAPRFVLFGHSMGSFVARRYIQLHGPEVELAILSGTGGDPGLGRAAGQLAAYLSGKKSGFDEPNPFVNKLIFGRYNKNIPAAISPFDWLSTDAEAVESYVNDPKCGIVPTTRFFADLFDGLAVINKANEIAKVPKTLPILLFSGDADPVGGYGKGVWETAQQYDDAGVQDVTVLLFEGKRHEMLHETNRQQVFELVEEWMRKHEN is encoded by the coding sequence TTGAATGAACTGCAAATAGCTGCTTCGGATGGGTTTTTGATTCATGCATTCGTCTTGGAACCGAAAGGGGTTCCGCGCGCGCATATTCACCTGATCCATGGCATGGCGGAGCATATCGACCGATACGAAGAGTTTGCAAACTACTTGGCGGGGCATGGGTATCTCGTTTCCGGACATGACCATCGGGGGCATGGCAGGACGGTCGATCAGAACGGCAAGCCGGGGCATTTGGCGGATGCAGATGGGTTCGCTCGTGCAGTGCAGGACAGTTACGAAGTGATCCACTCAATCCGGGTGCAATATCCGGCACCCCGTTTTGTTTTATTTGGCCATAGTATGGGGTCTTTCGTCGCGCGGCGCTACATCCAGCTGCATGGACCGGAAGTGGAATTGGCGATTCTGTCCGGGACGGGCGGGGATCCGGGGCTTGGCCGGGCAGCAGGGCAATTAGCGGCTTACTTGTCGGGGAAAAAGAGCGGTTTCGACGAGCCGAATCCTTTTGTCAACAAGCTCATCTTCGGCAGGTATAATAAAAACATCCCCGCTGCGATCTCGCCATTCGATTGGCTGTCGACGGATGCAGAGGCGGTGGAGTCGTATGTCAACGATCCGAAATGCGGCATCGTCCCGACTACCCGGTTCTTTGCTGATCTGTTCGATGGGCTTGCCGTCATCAATAAAGCGAATGAAATTGCCAAAGTCCCGAAAACGTTGCCGATCCTTCTCTTTTCGGGAGATGCTGATCCAGTAGGAGGCTATGGGAAAGGCGTGTGGGAAACTGCCCAGCAATACGATGATGCGGGAGTCCAAGATGTGACGGTCCTGCTGTTCGAGGGCAAGCGCCATGAGATGCTGCATGAAACGAACCGGCAGCAAGTGTTTGAACTAGTGGAGGAATGGATGAGAAAACATGAAAACTGA
- a CDS encoding glycerol-3-phosphate dehydrogenase/oxidase produces MFSAVQRPRTARLMADHQFDLLVIGGGITGAGIALDAVTRGLSVALVEMQDFAAGTSSRSTKLIHGGLRYLKQLEVKIVAETGHERDIVYRNALHVTEPERMLLPFYKGGTFGKYMTSAGLFVYDLLAGVKKDERREMLTPEETLLMEPLLKRDGLLGGGHYVEYRTDDARLTIETMKKAAERGALCLNYAKAEQFIYDSGKVIGVTVHDCWESLTFPVHASVVVNATGPWVDEVREKDAYSNDKRLRLSKGVHLVIDRSVFPLHQAIYFDAPDGRMIFAIPRGNKAYIGTTDTFYEGDPANPLATEEDVRYLLEAMHHLFPEVPIRRTDVESTWAGVRPLIFEDGKDPSDISRKDEVWEADSRLITIAGGKLTGYRKMAETVVNRVTKRLHAASAGPCVTEHLPLSGGNFRDDRHYRDFIEMKGNEAVQFGLSPEEGRRLAAFYGTNVDPVFLYAHALKKEGSALPVSLKAEIFYAIHHEMVLTPSDFFIRRHGDLYFHIDRVKTVKEAATAFMARLLSYSKAQEHRLLQELNLHLAEAELKGGTD; encoded by the coding sequence ATGTTTTCAGCTGTGCAACGGCCCCGAACCGCCCGTTTGATGGCCGATCATCAATTCGACCTGCTCGTCATCGGCGGAGGCATCACCGGGGCGGGGATTGCCTTGGATGCAGTGACTCGGGGATTATCGGTCGCTTTGGTCGAGATGCAGGACTTTGCCGCCGGAACATCGAGCCGCTCGACCAAGCTCATCCATGGCGGCTTGCGCTATTTGAAGCAATTGGAAGTGAAAATTGTAGCGGAGACCGGGCATGAACGGGATATCGTCTATCGGAATGCCCTTCATGTGACCGAGCCGGAGCGGATGCTTCTTCCATTTTACAAAGGCGGCACGTTTGGCAAATATATGACATCAGCGGGTTTATTCGTCTATGATCTGCTGGCTGGGGTAAAGAAGGACGAGCGCCGGGAAATGCTGACACCCGAAGAGACGCTTCTGATGGAGCCTTTGCTCAAACGGGATGGATTGTTGGGCGGAGGCCATTACGTCGAATACCGGACGGATGATGCCCGCTTGACGATCGAGACGATGAAAAAAGCGGCAGAACGAGGAGCGTTATGTCTGAATTACGCCAAAGCCGAACAGTTTATATATGACAGCGGCAAGGTGATCGGCGTGACGGTCCACGATTGCTGGGAAAGCCTGACGTTCCCCGTCCATGCGAGCGTCGTCGTGAATGCAACGGGGCCATGGGTTGATGAAGTGCGGGAAAAGGATGCCTATTCCAATGATAAGCGTCTGCGTTTATCGAAAGGGGTTCATCTGGTCATCGATCGGTCGGTGTTCCCTTTGCACCAAGCGATTTACTTCGATGCGCCGGACGGCCGGATGATCTTTGCCATCCCACGAGGGAACAAGGCATATATTGGCACAACGGACACGTTTTACGAAGGGGATCCCGCGAACCCGTTGGCGACGGAGGAAGATGTCCGTTATTTACTAGAAGCGATGCATCATCTCTTTCCCGAGGTTCCAATCAGGCGGACCGATGTGGAGTCGACATGGGCGGGCGTCCGGCCGCTAATATTCGAAGACGGCAAGGATCCGTCGGATATTTCGAGGAAAGACGAAGTATGGGAAGCGGATAGCAGGTTGATTACGATTGCGGGTGGCAAACTGACGGGCTACCGGAAAATGGCCGAGACTGTGGTGAACCGGGTCACAAAAAGGCTGCATGCGGCATCTGCCGGACCGTGCGTGACAGAGCATCTTCCATTGTCGGGCGGGAATTTCCGGGATGATCGGCATTACCGGGATTTCATTGAAATGAAAGGGAACGAAGCAGTCCAATTTGGGCTGTCACCCGAGGAAGGGCGTCGGCTGGCCGCGTTTTACGGGACCAATGTCGATCCGGTGTTCCTGTATGCTCATGCGTTGAAAAAGGAAGGGAGCGCGTTGCCGGTTTCATTGAAGGCGGAGATTTTCTATGCGATCCATCATGAAATGGTGTTAACGCCGTCCGATTTCTTCATCCGGCGGCACGGGGATCTGTACTTTCATATCGATCGGGTCAAAACTGTCAAAGAAGCAGCAACAGCCTTCATGGCACGGCTGCTCTCCTATTCGAAAGCCCAGGAGCACCGATTGCTGCAGGAGTTAAACCTTCATCTCGCGGAAGCGGAACTTAAGGGGGGAACGGATTGA